In Deltaproteobacteria bacterium, a single window of DNA contains:
- a CDS encoding histidinol-phosphate transaminase → MTHVKPWIPGIEPYKPGKPIEELERELGIKSATKLASNENPLGPSPKALAAIAAAAARVNRYPDGASFKLRTKLAKRLGVAGNQLVFGCGGDEIFELMAKSFIGPGDEVVYAWPSFAMYPIVTKGMGGTPVPVPLTPALVHDLPAMRAAITPRTRVVMVCNPNNPTGTSVGRTELDAFVASLPADVLLLIDEAYYEFVRRADFPDSLAWVAKRPGTLIMRTFSKIYGLAGLRVGYGIGDVETIDYLERARHPFNLNLLAEEAAVAALDDAEHVARTQRVNADGIAYFERELRALGVPTWPTDANYLLADAGVGAYDALLKQGVIVRPLAGFGMPGHIRISIGTAEENERCVKALQQWRAQR, encoded by the coding sequence GTGACGCACGTCAAGCCGTGGATCCCGGGCATCGAGCCCTACAAGCCGGGCAAGCCGATCGAGGAGCTCGAGCGCGAGCTCGGCATCAAGTCCGCGACCAAGCTCGCCTCGAACGAGAACCCGCTCGGGCCTTCGCCGAAGGCGCTTGCGGCGATCGCCGCCGCCGCCGCACGGGTGAACCGCTACCCCGACGGCGCGAGCTTCAAGCTGCGCACCAAGCTCGCGAAGCGTCTGGGCGTCGCCGGCAACCAGCTCGTGTTCGGCTGCGGCGGCGACGAGATCTTCGAGCTGATGGCGAAGTCTTTCATCGGCCCAGGCGACGAAGTCGTCTACGCGTGGCCGTCGTTCGCGATGTACCCGATCGTGACCAAGGGCATGGGCGGAACGCCGGTGCCCGTGCCGCTCACGCCCGCGCTCGTGCACGACCTGCCTGCGATGCGCGCCGCGATCACGCCCCGCACGCGCGTCGTGATGGTCTGCAATCCCAACAACCCCACCGGCACGAGCGTGGGCCGCACGGAGCTCGACGCCTTCGTGGCGTCGCTGCCCGCGGACGTGCTGCTGCTGATCGACGAGGCGTACTACGAGTTCGTGCGGCGCGCGGACTTCCCGGACTCGCTCGCGTGGGTCGCGAAGCGCCCGGGCACGCTGATCATGCGCACGTTCTCGAAGATCTACGGCCTCGCGGGCCTGCGCGTCGGCTACGGCATCGGTGACGTCGAGACGATCGACTACCTCGAGCGCGCGCGGCATCCGTTCAACCTGAACCTGCTCGCCGAGGAGGCCGCGGTCGCTGCGCTCGACGACGCGGAGCACGTCGCGCGCACGCAGCGGGTGAACGCCGACGGCATCGCGTATTTCGAGCGCGAGCTGCGTGCGCTCGGCGTTCCCACGTGGCCGACCGACGCGAACTACCTGCTCGCCGATGCGGGCGTCGGTGCATACGACGCGCTGCTGAAGCAAGGCGTGATCGTGCGGCCGCTCGCGGGCTTCGGGATGCCGGGGCACATCCGCATCAGCATCGGCACTGCGGAAGAGAACGAGCGCTGCGTGAAGGCGCTGCAGCAG